In one Dreissena polymorpha isolate Duluth1 chromosome 7, UMN_Dpol_1.0, whole genome shotgun sequence genomic region, the following are encoded:
- the LOC127838254 gene encoding beta-1,3-galactosyl-O-glycosyl-glycoprotein beta-1,6-N-acetylglucosaminyltransferase-like, whose protein sequence is MCINNALKRVDLRRSPYNVTEQYPAEVLERRKALEGPRRDGKSTLLVRDNLFIDGRPFMPTSTPPPHLDSDENVPDVDKPVGMCGKLTIVAGHSVPYVDKPVGLCKNSISLQIYSRVVKTDLFCKNDASVSTHDVREQSHLINFHVNEYNITDEALEMIGYTGKNNSTSLGDKTEIKRADNTTQVRNFLQPQNYSAMTKNCSNFIHERGYIDHHLTEVERDFPIAFSIIMFTDIEQSERLLRAIYRPQNYYCIHVDSKTNQTIYDGMSSIASCFDNVFVMSTRFDVQWGTMTNLEPDLLCMKELWNKSTLWKYFINLTGQEFPLRTNYELVRILEAYNGSNDLEGTLKRANRDRWEKAGSPPHNITAIKGAAHIVVNRGFVDFVLHDQRAHDLLNWTRQTYFPDETYFATLNHNPQLGVPGAYLGVPETDDVLKPFMTRFKDWGERECHGKRVRAICIIGTGDLPELAQSKKLFVNKFHQNFHPYGYDCLEELIANRTRDIYLGDLAFDSRYYGTLGFVKNKI, encoded by the exons ATGTGCATCAACAACGCGCTTAAGCGTGTAGATCTGCGTCGATCACCATACAACGTGACTGAGCAATACCCCGCGGAAGTCCTGGAGCGCCGGAAGGCCCTCGAAGGCCCCAGGCGTGATGGAAAGAGCACCCTCCTTGTCCGCGACAATTTGTTCATTGATGGTCGACCGTTTATGCCGACCTCTACGCCGCCGCCGCATTTGGATTCCGATGAAAA TGTGCCTGATGTGGATAAGCCAGTTGGCATGTGTGGTAAATTGACCATTGTTGCAGGCCATAGTGTGCCTTATGtggataagccagttggcttgtgca AAAACAGCATTTCGTTACAGATCTATTCAAGGGTTGTGAAGACAGACTTATTTTGTAAGAATGATGCCTCCGTTTCTACGCATGACGTTCGTGAGCAAAGTCATCTAATTAATTTTCATGTCAACGAATATAACATTACAGACGAGGCACTAGAGATGATTGGCTACACGGGCAAAAACAACTCAACGAGTTTA GGtgataaaactgaaataaaacgTGCAGATAACACAACACAAGTTAGAAATTTCCTCCAACCTCAAAACTACTCAGCAATGACAAAGAACTGCTCAAATTTTATACATGAGCGTGGATATATTGACCATCATTTAACGGAAGTTGAACGCGACTTTCCAATAGCGTTCAGTATTATCATGTTCACAGACATTGAACAATCTGAGAGACTTCTGCGCGCCATTTACAGACCACAGAACTATTATTGCATACATGTTGACTCCAAAACAAATCAAACCATATACGATGGCATGTCTTCAATTGCCAGTTGCTTTGATAACGTATTTGTGATGTCAACACGATTTGACGTACAGTGGGGTACAATGACCAATCTTGAGCCAGATTTGCTCTGCATGAAAGAGCTTTGGAACAAAAGTACATTgtggaaatatttcattaatcTGACTGGACAGGAGTTTCCGTTGAGAACGAACTACGAACTTGTGCGCATTTTAGAGGCTTACAATGGATCAAACGACTTGGAGGGAACTTTAAAGAG AGCCAACAGGGATCGATGGGAGAAAGCCGGTTCACCACCTCACAACATCACGGCAATAAAGGGGGCCGCGCACATTGTGGTCAACAGGGGCTTCGTGGACTTCGTGTTGCATGATCAAAGAGCCCATGACCTTTTGAACTGGACAAGACAGACGTATTTTCCCGATGAAACGTACTTTGCCACGCTCAATCATAACCCTCAACTCGGTGTACCAGGTGCTTATTTAG GGGTACCCGAGACGGACGATGTGCTAAAGCCGTTCATGACGCGTTTCAAGGATTGGGGCGAAAGAGAGTGCCATGGCAAACGTGTGCGCGCCATATGCATCATAGGCACAGGCGATCTGCCGGAACTGGCTCAGAGCAAAAAGCTCTTCGTGAACAAATTCCACCAGAACTTTCATCCCTATGGTTACGATTGTCTTGAGGAACTCATCGCCAACCGCACCCGAGACATTTACCTAGGAGATCTCGCATTTGATTCTAGATATTACGGGACTTTGGGATTTGTAAAGAACAAAATCTAA